A segment of the Atribacterota bacterium genome:
CGCTAGAAAACTCGAAATTTTTCGTTCTAGAACCGATTCGATTTGACGGATAATCTCTGGAGATGTCCGTTCCATGAGCGCAATGCGCATAGCTACCTCCCCCCTTACACTTTCCGGAAGGTTTCCCATAATCACTGCAGATTGTTCAGGCTTGAGATAAGAAAGGATGAGCGCAATGGTTTGGGGGTGTTCACCCTGAATAAAATTCAGAAGCTGCAGAGGATCAGCGCGCCTCAGGGCCTCAAAAGGGGTAACCTCTAAGCTTGCCGACAAGCGAGCAATAATTTCCTGGGCTTTGTGGGGTCCCAGAGCTTTTTCTAGAAGCTGTCGAGCGTAATCAATGCCTCCCTGAGAAATATACTGCTGCGCCACAGCTAAGTGATAAAATTCACTGATCACCTCTTCTCGGATCTCGGGAGGGACCTTCTCCAGCGTCGCAATCTCTAAAGTCAAATCCTCGATTTCCTCTTCACTCAGTTTTTTAAGAATGGGCGCAGCGATCTCTGGACCTAGACTGACCAAGAGAATCGCCACTTTTTGTTTACCAGTCAACTGTTTTCTTGGAACAATGGCCATAATCTTTAATCCTCACTCAGCCAGCTTCGCACAAGTTTGGCAGCATCTTCGGGATTGGTTTCAACCAGCCTTTTAATTTCTTCCTCCATCTTCCGCTGCAACTCTAGTTTCATCCTTTCCTCCGGTGAAAGTTCCACGGGGCGAGCCAGAGAAGGGGTTACAGACTCGATTTCTTCCATGTATGCCTCTTCTTTTTCTCGTTCCTCGTAAACCTCGGCTGTGACCTGTTCCGGAGTTACTGCAGTAACCAGAATCCTCTTGCCTAAAGAGTAAAAAAGAAGCACGAGAAAGGCAATAATTCCATATTTCACCAGAAGTTCTAGGAGATTCATAAACTTTTGAGAAGCAAGAACTTTAGCTTCTTCCTCTTCCATGCTACGGTTGAAAGGAAGTGTTTCGACCATAACGATATCTCCCCGTCCCAGGTCAATCCCCGCAGCAGCCTGAACCACTTTTCTCACTTTCTCCACTGCTTCCTGAGGAAGACTACTATCAACAAGGACCGCTACAGAGAGTTTTTTGATCTTTCCCGGAAAGGAAGCAAAACGTTCCGAAATCCGGTTCATTTCGTAGTTCGCAGTGAATTCTCGGCGATTATAATTATTTTCCTGTTTCGACCTATTTTCCTCACCATAGACGGGGATATTCGACGCCACCCCAGGTTTACCCCCCGCTGGGAGTACACCACCCTGATACTTTTCCTCTACTTCTTGGGTGCTGCGTACGATTCCTTCTCCTCCAGTCACTGGCTCGTAGATTTCTTTTTCCCCTTCTCTTCGTTCAAAATCGAGATCTGCACTAACCCTAACTACTGCCTGGCGATACCCTAAAACTCCCTCCAGCATCGATTGAACCTGCCGAGTCAAAGTTTCTTCGATTTCTCGCTTCATCTGCAACTGTGTTGCAGTAAGATTGGTAACACTTACCAAATCGGAAGCGCTACCTGTACCGCTGGCCAGAATGTTTCCCCGGTCATCCAAAATAGTAACCCGTTCTGGCGAGAGTCCTTCGACACTATTCGCCACAAGGTTTGCGATCGCCTGAATTTGAATGTCTCGCAAGGTTATCCCCGGTCGCAACCGCACCACTACCGAAGCAGTGGGTTCTTTCGCCTCCTCAGAAAAGAGCTTCTCTTCGGGCATAACCAGGTGCACCCGTGCTCCTTCCACTCCCTCAAGTTGCACAATGGTTCGTTCGATTTCTCCTTGCAAAGCTCGCTGGTAATTCACCTTCTGAAGAAAACTGGTTAAACCAAAGCTATTTTTGTCCAGAAGCTCAAAACCAGTGCCCTTAGAAGGAAGCCCTTTTTGAGCTAATTGCATTCTGGCCTCATATACCCGGTCTTGGGGCACTTCGACCCGAGTCCCTCCCTGGGAAAGGCGATAGGGAATTCCCAACTCTTTAAGACTATCAACCACCTTTCCACTTTCTGCCGGATCAGAACTTGAAAAAACCGGAGCGTAGTCTGGTCTTCCCGAATAAAGAAAGATAGTTCCAATTCCAGCCACCAGAACCGTGGTGAGGAGGATGAAAAGCATCTTCTGCCCCTGGCTCATCCCCCCCCACATATTTTGAAGTCGTCCGGTAAAATCACTAAGCGGACTTTTCATGGTCATCACAACTGCATACGCATGATTTCTTGATACGCTTCAATAACCTTGTTACGCACCTGGACCGTCAAACCAAGAGCCAAATTCGCTTTTTCCATAGCGATAATCGCTCGATGAAGGTCTTCTTCCTGGCCCAGAACGACACCCTGAATGGCATTATCAGCTTCAAGCTGGAGGGTATTCACCTCGGTGAGGGCGTCAAAGAGCAGTTTTCCGAACCCCTTCGATTCGTCTTCAACTCTATTTTTTGGAATGCTTATTTCCTGTGCAAGGTTCATGCCTATCCGTTCAACTTTCACCCTCCGTCACCCCCTACCGGCCAATATTCAGAGCACTGTTGGTCATGCTCTTTGTGGCATTAATGGCAGCGACGTTCGCTTCATAAGCGCGGGTTGCAGCCAGAAGGTCAACCATTTCGTTGACCAGCACCACATTCGGATACTCCACCCATCCCTCGCCATCGGCATCAGGATGACCAGGTTCATATACCCGGCGAGTCGGTGTAGTCTGATCCTCAGTAATAGCGGTAACCTTGACACCCCCATCTAAAAGGGGTTCAAAAACGACCTCTTTTCTCCGGTAAGGCTCACCAGAAGGAGTCCGAGTAGTCTCGGCGTTGGCGATATTTGCAGCAATTACGCTCATTCGTAATCGCTCTGCTGTCAGCCCAGAAGCGCTGATGTCGAAATTCCGAAAAATCCTCATTATTTCACCTCCCTGATTGCAATACGCAAATTGTCCAATTTCCCAGAAACCATCCTGGCAAGTGCCTGGTAATAGAGGGCGTTCTGCAAAACCGTGGTCATCTCTTTCTCTACGTCTACTCCCCCTCCATCCTGGCGTACAACAACGTTTTCCTCCTGTCCCACGAGTTTTGGTTCTTTTTCCTCAATTCCTTCCAAATGCGAAACATTGGTTCGCTGAAGCTTCATAGCTCGTTTATCGACTTTCTGATATTCCCCTTGCAACACTGATTCAAAATCCAGGTCTTTCCGCTGGTATCCTGGTGTTTCCACATTAGCCACATTTTCAACCAGTAACTTTTGTCGCGCCATAGCAAGACTCAATCCCCGTTCTAAAATCCGCAAGGTAACATCCTGCATCGTCCATCCTCCCAAAGCGAATTTCAACATACGGAGGATAAAATAATTTGCCAAAAAAAAGCAGAATGGAGAGGAAAATTATCTTGAAGAAACTCTCTTACGTAAGTAGGAAGGAAGAATTCCCATTTCTTCTCGATAGAGAGCACACGTTCGGCGAGCGATGGAAAATCCCCTTTTTTCCAGTTCGGCCACGATCTCTTCGTCAGAAAAAGGATACAGAGGGTTTTCCTCCTTCAAAATAATTCGGATCATCTCTTTAATCGGATACGAAGCGTCGAAAAAGAACTTTACATGCCGTACCACACCGTCTGGAAACCGCAGGTATTTATTTTTCAGAATCTGGCAGACAGCGCTCACACTCACCCCGACAGTCTGAGCAATATCCCGCTGGCGGAGAGGCACAAAATATGGAAAACCATGAACAAGAAACTTTTTTTCCTGTTCCACAATGCATTCCAGAACTTGAAGAAGCAATCGATGACGATAAGAAAGACAGGACACAATTTCTCTGGCCTCTTGGAGTTTTTCCTGCCAAAAAGCCAGATCCTTTGCAGACATGGTATCCTTTCTCTTACTGAATCCTACAAGTTTCTCGTTGATGCTCAACCGAAGAGAAGGAGGGGTATTCAGAATAACTTCAAATTCACCCTCTGTCACTTCCACAATTTCAGCATCCGGCACCACCAGTTCTTCGCTTCCTTGAAGGTCTTCTCGTTCTCTCCCTAAGGAAGTCTCAAAAAACTGTGCTGGAGACAGAAAAATCTTCCCAAGATGTGGGGTAACCAGTTTTTTAAGGACATCTGGATTCTGAAGCGCTTCACGGCGTAGAGTTTTCAAATCTTTACCTTCCAGCAATCCCAACTTCTGCATCTGCAGAAAGATAAATTCCAGAGCATCAGAGGAAGCAAAACCGAGGAAACCTGCTTCTCTTACTTTCTCGATAACGCGCCATACTTCTTC
Coding sequences within it:
- the fliE gene encoding flagellar hook-basal body complex protein FliE; this translates as MKVERIGMNLAQEISIPKNRVEDESKGFGKLLFDALTEVNTLQLEADNAIQGVVLGQEEDLHRAIIAMEKANLALGLTVQVRNKVIEAYQEIMRMQL
- the flgC gene encoding flagellar basal body rod protein FlgC, which encodes MRIFRNFDISASGLTAERLRMSVIAANIANAETTRTPSGEPYRRKEVVFEPLLDGGVKVTAITEDQTTPTRRVYEPGHPDADGEGWVEYPNVVLVNEMVDLLAATRAYEANVAAINATKSMTNSALNIGR
- the flgB gene encoding flagellar basal body rod protein FlgB codes for the protein MQDVTLRILERGLSLAMARQKLLVENVANVETPGYQRKDLDFESVLQGEYQKVDKRAMKLQRTNVSHLEGIEEKEPKLVGQEENVVVRQDGGGVDVEKEMTTVLQNALYYQALARMVSGKLDNLRIAIREVK
- the fliG gene encoding flagellar motor switch protein FliG, encoding MAIVPRKQLTGKQKVAILLVSLGPEIAAPILKKLSEEEIEDLTLEIATLEKVPPEIREEVISEFYHLAVAQQYISQGGIDYARQLLEKALGPHKAQEIIARLSASLEVTPFEALRRADPLQLLNFIQGEHPQTIALILSYLKPEQSAVIMGNLPESVRGEVAMRIALMERTSPEIIRQIESVLERKISSFLAQDFTRISGRKKLIEILNKSDRGTEKSILEALEEKDPGLAEEIKSEMFVFEDIVLLDDRAIQLVLRQVDMKDLALALKGSSQEVQEKIFRNMSQRASQMLKEDMDYMGPVRARVVNEAQQKIVNIIRRLEETGEIVIARGGEDEVIV
- the fliF gene encoding flagellar basal-body MS-ring/collar protein FliF — its product is MKSPLSDFTGRLQNMWGGMSQGQKMLFILLTTVLVAGIGTIFLYSGRPDYAPVFSSSDPAESGKVVDSLKELGIPYRLSQGGTRVEVPQDRVYEARMQLAQKGLPSKGTGFELLDKNSFGLTSFLQKVNYQRALQGEIERTIVQLEGVEGARVHLVMPEEKLFSEEAKEPTASVVVRLRPGITLRDIQIQAIANLVANSVEGLSPERVTILDDRGNILASGTGSASDLVSVTNLTATQLQMKREIEETLTRQVQSMLEGVLGYRQAVVRVSADLDFERREGEKEIYEPVTGGEGIVRSTQEVEEKYQGGVLPAGGKPGVASNIPVYGEENRSKQENNYNRREFTANYEMNRISERFASFPGKIKKLSVAVLVDSSLPQEAVEKVRKVVQAAAGIDLGRGDIVMVETLPFNRSMEEEEAKVLASQKFMNLLELLVKYGIIAFLVLLFYSLGKRILVTAVTPEQVTAEVYEEREKEEAYMEEIESVTPSLARPVELSPEERMKLELQRKMEEEIKRLVETNPEDAAKLVRSWLSED